The sequence below is a genomic window from Cicer arietinum cultivar CDC Frontier isolate Library 1 chromosome 6, Cicar.CDCFrontier_v2.0, whole genome shotgun sequence.
CATATATAGGGATTGTTGAATTTAGAGAGACAATTTGTCTCGATAAACCTAATAGTTTTTACAGCTGTAACACTATTCTACAACTATTGAAGATCCAATTTTGAATACTTATCGGTAGATTGATATTCTCAATTAatgattgtgtttaaaattgaTGTCAACACAAGCAGAGATATAATTGAAGAGTATATTGAAGAGATGGAAAAGTTGGCATATAAGTTGTTGGAACTCATAGCATTGAGCTTAGGAGTTGAAGCAAAGAGGTTTGAAGAATTCTTCAAGGATCAAACTAGTTTTATTAGATTCAATCACTATCCTCCATGCCCTTACCCTCACCTAGCTCTTGGCGTTGGACGACACAAGGATGCTGGTGCCTTAACCATTCTTGCCCAAGATGATGTTGGAGGTCTTGAAGTGAAGCGTAAAACAGATCAAGAGTGGGTTCTTGTGAAACCAACCCCAAATGCTTATATTATCAACGTTGGTGATATCATTCAGGTACTTTTTGACTCAATGTGTAAGACTATTAAATTCTTAACTTAACTTCTTAATTAGTAGATTGatagatatttttaattgatggTTGAAGTTGATTTGTTTGTACAGGTTTGGAGTAATGATGCCTATGAGAGTGTGGAACATAGAGTGATGGTGAACTCTGAGAAAGAAAGGTTTTCaattcctttctttttcttccctGCACATGACACTGAAGTCAAACCATTGGAGGAGCTGATAAATGAGGAAAACCCTTCAAGATATAAACCATACAATTGGGGCAAGTTTCTTGTTAACAGAAAGAGCAGCAATTTCCAGAAAAAGAATGTGGAGAACATTCAAATTTATCATTATAAGATATAAGATAGCTTATAAAACAAGTATCACTTAGCTTGTACATGTAAATAAATTGGGTATATTTGAATAATATGTTGCAGCAGATTGATCCAAGGCAATGTTTCCTATGCGTGAGACTAGTGTGTGTATTGggtattattattttgtaggcAAGTGTACCCGAAAAACATCTATAGTGTTcatctcaaaaattaaaattagtcaCACTAGCCTTCAATTTTACTGTTTAATGTTTATCATGCCCTAATTAGATTATtatgtaatttcttttttactattattatgaAATTAG
It includes:
- the LOC101515135 gene encoding protein LATERAL BRANCHING OXIDOREDUCTASE 1-like: MGEVDPAFVQDQQHRPKLSIIQAEGIPQIDLTPILQHELPNPSTIDTLVKEIGSASREWGFFQVINHGVPLSLRQKLEEASRKFFAQSLEDKKKVGRDEINPTGYYDTEHTKNVRDWKEVFDFLSKDPTFVPLTSDEDDDRVIQWSNPSPQYPPQFRDIIEEYIEEMEKLAYKLLELIALSLGVEAKRFEEFFKDQTSFIRFNHYPPCPYPHLALGVGRHKDAGALTILAQDDVGGLEVKRKTDQEWVLVKPTPNAYIINVGDIIQVWSNDAYESVEHRVMVNSEKERFSIPFFFFPAHDTEVKPLEELINEENPSRYKPYNWGKFLVNRKSSNFQKKNVENIQIYHYKI